In Quercus robur chromosome 11, dhQueRobu3.1, whole genome shotgun sequence, the sequence ctAAGATAAAGCACGTCATTGAACATAAAAGAGTTTCTAATGCTGAAATATCATAAATTCCAGAAGTTCTCATATTTACTTCAATAGTAAATGTGTAGAACATTGAGCAGTTACCCAGTAATTTCTGGAAGAACATAATCAGCCCTCCACCCAAAACGCAAATCCATGCCAGGAAACAAGCCAACTGATGTTTTATTCTGAATCCGAGATATGCCATCTCCACCGAAACAAGTAGTAAGCTTCCATTTCCAACCAGTTGCATTTAACTGAAAATTGTGGCCTATaccaacctgtatatttccagCACTTTCTGTGTGAAAGTCCAAATACAACTAAAGCCATCTATGGTGCCAAAAGCATGTGCACACACACTAATAtgacaaaatacaaaatactaCTTGGTCCATGCGTGCAAAAATACTATATATTTCCTGCACTTTGTGTGTGAAAGCCCAAATACAACTAAAGCCAACTACCTTGAGtcatgcctctctctctctctctctctctgtgtgtgtgtgtgtgtgtgtgtgtgtgtgtgtacattTATATTCTTTGTATACAGAAAAAGGTATGTAAAAGCATCAAACCTGGAGATTTAGAAATTTGGTTACGGGAATCTTTTTGGAAAGAAGGCGTACATCTTGATGGATAGGCTCATACATAAACTTCCACCTCCGGTCAGGTGCTAAGGGCTTCAGTACAAGCTTTGCTTGAAACTCATTGGTGGGAGCATTATAGAACTGAACCAAAACAACATTTAAGTTGGGaaataccattaaaaaaatcatccatacaATGAGAATTGGAGGTGATAAGATTATGATATATCACAGTATGAGGGAATCGATTAGTGAAGGAGTAAAATCCAAGCAAACCAAAGGCTGAGATGAAAGCCAAACATCTAAATTGTTCAAGCATTCAGTTATACCATATTTTTGTACAAAGTGGTTGAGTGAAACATGTAATGTAGTTACTAGGCTATCTATGAACTTAGTTAATTAGGTTAGAGGTTAGCAAGGCACAACCACAAAGATCAAATGAATGCAAAATCAATCAcacacttcttttttattttctcttctttttgttttttgcgaAGGTCTCCAAAGCTCTTTGAGCACCTGACTATTTCCCCTGTTGTGTAAAATCCAGGTCCCATACACACTAGGTAATTACAGGGAGGAATTCCTTAGGGGTGATCCTAAGATACTGACTAGAGGTTTTAAACCCAGGACCTCATGGATCTCATGAGGTCTTAAGAACCATTAGGCCAACCCCTCAAGGTTTGGCTCTTGTTCAAACACATGTAATTGTTATATCTCCAAAGCAGCTTTGTCCAACTCATGCCTTGTCAGGACATGTCCAGCAGGACTACTTCACACAATATTACCTATCCATGCACCATAACTAGCCTAAGCTTTCACAACTGAGGCTTCAATTATAATTCATTTTACAGCCAATTAAGTGAAGGTACTAATATTCACATTTAAGTATCAAGTCATACGCAGCAATATCATGGCATAATCAGATATTAATATCTCTATAACATATTACAAAGTAAATGCCAAAAGCAAATCCACTGAATTAAACTAACTAATTTATTACTACCACAATAGAAACTAGAAAAGTTGTGTTATTATATCCAAGGGAAAATCCCCTCAGCCAAACAAAATTACTAACAGAAATAATTCTCCAATTGTTGAGATTTCAAACTATTCATCAGTTCCTTGCAACAAAGATGATTCAAAACATGCAAGATACCCAAATCAGACTGTTTCTATGGCTATAGTCTACACATTGAAGACACCAAATATAGATAGCACATCAAATACTAGACAAAAtgacaaatttcaaaaaacagacaaaatttttcatagtAAGACCATCACAAACAGTGCAGTATGTGTTCTAGCACTTGACTGCATAGTTTTACAATCCCAGAACTAAACTTGTGTAAGAGGCACTAGAACGTGCATATGCATGTCATCTTCTGATACAGTGTTGCCATGTTTTGAAGCAAATGACCACTACCCCctctacagtttttttttttttagttggtaagttacacacacaccTTCCATCCCATTATTATGGGAGGAGGAAGTGCCAGTTGAGCTAAAGCTCATTGGCACGGCTCAAAGTTGTTAACCGCACTAAATCTATTTACAAAAAACACGTCGTTTTTCCACTAACGTAGAGCTGGGGTTACCTAAAGTGATGCAGTAACACTAACACCCTGACCACATGACTATAAAGGAGTAACCTACTAACTACATAGTCCATAACAACTTTACCTTCATATTTTGGCTGCCAAACACAGAAGTAACATATCAGAAATTAAAAGCAATTGAATTGGACaagtaaaaattaaatcttGCCAAGGCATGGAAAGATACCTCCAAATTGAGACCAACACGAATACCTTGTGTTTCTTTCCTGAACTTCAAAAACAACTCTGATGGCATCAAGTT encodes:
- the LOC126706106 gene encoding uncharacterized protein LOC126706106 — protein: MDPGSNGEEPTSWEELYNINLMPSELFLKFRKETQGIRVGLNLEFYNAPTNEFQAKLVLKPLAPDRRWKFMYEPIHQDVRLLSKKIPVTKFLNLQVGIGHNFQLNATGWKWKLTTCFGGDGISRIQNKTSVGLFPGMDLRFGWRADYVLPEITGALGTSEPLFNMNSGRLQASLDRVEAIVTHSDAEY